In one Arachis duranensis cultivar V14167 chromosome 9, aradu.V14167.gnm2.J7QH, whole genome shotgun sequence genomic region, the following are encoded:
- the LOC107464864 gene encoding exocyst complex component EXO70A1 produces the protein MESPETLPFETAEKIILRWDSTASEEAREKMIFDGDRQEVDRYLQAVDEIQRSMSSASISDDPKVNCALQIAMARLEDEFRNILISHTNPIEADSLIDPTSLHFTTPEDEEDHDQQQQQQQQDAAADSSSSSSFSSASKQRHLNDGDSSEADGCANLFRFNSGDGASSVNSSYRSTSSIREIDLIPSEAVYDLRSIAERMISSGYLRECIQVYGSVRKSAVDASFRRLGIEKLSIGDVQRLEWEQLEAKIRRWIRAAKVCVRTLFASEKKLCEQIFDGVGTAIDDACFMETVKGPAIQLFNFAEAISISRRSPEKLFKILDLHDALMDLIPDIDVVFDSKSSESIRIQAAEILSRLAEAARGILSEFENAVLREPSKVPVPGGTIHPLTRYVMNYISLISDYKQTLNELIVSKPSTGSRYSGDPSTPDMDFTELEGKTPLAIHLIWIIVILQFNLDGKSKHYKDASLSHLFIMNNVHYIVQKVRGSPELRQMIGDEYLKRLTGKFRQAATSYQRATWVRVLYCLRDEGLHVSGGFSSGVSRSALRERFKSFNAMFEEVHRTQAVWLIPDSQLREELRISISEKLIPAYRSFLGRFRSHIESGRHPENYIKYSVEDLEDAVLDFFEGTPVSQHLRRRSQ, from the coding sequence ATGGAGTCGCCGGAAACATTACCGTTTGAGACGGCGGAGAAGATCATCCTCCGGTGGGACTCGACTGCGTCGGAGGAAGCAAGGGAGAAGATGATCTTCGACGGTGACCGCCAGGAGGTGGATCGTTACCTCCAGGCCGTGGATGAAATCCAACGGTCCATGTCCTCCGCCTCTATCTCCGACGACCCGAAGGTCAACTGTGCCCTCCAGATCGCTATGGCTCGCCTGGAGGACGAGTTCCGCAACATCCTCATCTCCCACACCAACCCCATCGAAGCCGATTCACTCATAGACCCCACTTCCCTCCATTTCACCACCCCAGAAGACGAAGAAGACCAtgaccaacaacaacaacaacaacaacaagacgCAGCTGCTGATTCTTCCTCATCGTCCTCCTTTTCCTCAGCTTCAAAGCAACGCCATCTCAACGACGGAGACAGCAGCGAGGCCGATGGCTGCGCTAATCTCTTCCGCTTCAACAGCGGCGACGGTGCTTCCAGCGTGAACAGCAGCTACCGCTCCACTAGCAGCATCCGGGAGATCGATCTGATACCCTCGGAAGCAGTCTACGACCTCCGCAGCATCGCGGAGAGGATGATCTCGTCCGGCTACCTCCGCGAGTGTATTCAGGTGTACGGCAGCGTGAGGAAGTCCGCCGTGGACGCCAGTTTCCGGAGGCTTGGGATCGAGAAGCTGAGCATAGGCGACGTTCAGCGGCTGGAATGGGAGCAACTTGAAGCCAAGATCAGGCGCTGGATAAGGGCCGCCAAGGTGTGTGTGAGGACTCTCTTCGCCAGCGAGAAGAAACTTTGCGAGCAAATCTTCGATGGAGTCGGCACCGCCATCGACGATGCTTGCTTCATGGAGACAGTGAAGGGCCCCGCCATTCAGCTCTTCAACTTCGCCGAGGCCATTAGCATAAGCCGGAGATCCCCTGAGAAGCTCTTCAAGATTCTTGACCTTCATGATGCGTTAATGGACCTTATACCGGACATTGATGTGGTTTTCGACTCCAAGTCCTCCGAGTCCATTCGGATTCAGGCCGCCGAGATACTTTCCCGTTTGGCGGAGGCCGCCCGAGGGATCCTCTCGGAGTTCGAGAACGCCGTGCTTCGAGAACCTTCCAAGGTCCCTGTCCCTGGTGGCACCATTCACCCCTTGACGAGGTATGTTATGAACTATATCAGCTTGATCTCGGATTACAAGCAGACTTTGAACGAGCTTATTGTGTCGAAGCCATCTACAGGGTCTCGGTATTCCGGTGATCCTTCTACTCCGGACATGGATTTCACTGAGCTGGAGGGCAAGACCCCTCTGGCTATCCACTTGATTTGGATCATTGTGATATTGCAGTTCAACTTAGATGGTAAGTCCAAGCACTATAAAGATGCATCTCTTTCTCACCTCTTTATAATGAACAATGTCCACTACATTGTTCAGAAGGTGAGGGGCTCCCCTGAGTTAAGGCAAATGATTGGTGATGAGTATTTGAAGCGCCTCACCGGAAAGTTCCGCCAGGCTGCTACCAGCTACCAGAGGGCAACTTGGGTCAGGGTCTTGTATTGTTTGAGAGATGAGGGACTCCATGTAAGTGGTGGCTTTTCTTCCGGCGTCTCCAGGAGTGCTTTGAGGGAAAGGTTTAAGTCCTTCAATGCCATGTTCGAGGAGGTTCATAGGACTCAAGCTGTTTGGTTGATACCGGATTCTCAGCTCCGTGAGGAGCTTAGAATATCTATATCGGAGAAGCTGATCCCGGCATACCGCTCCTTTCTTGGGCGATTCAGGAGCCATATAGAGAGTGGAAGGCATCCAGAGAACTACATTAAATACTCTGTTGAGGACTTGGAAGATGCtgttttggattttttcgaaGGAACCCCTGTTTCGCAGCACCTGAGGAGGAGATCTCAATGA